In the genome of Saprospira sp. CCB-QB6, one region contains:
- the trmB gene encoding tRNA (guanosine(46)-N7)-methyltransferase TrmB, with amino-acid sequence MGRNKKQQKFAELHELPNVYLNFGVNSPIIELPTGEKQDMRGQWKAQLGQDKPLVLELACGKGEYSVGLGQMYPEANFMGIDLKGNRIWNGAKTALEEGLDNVFFLRAQIDFIESFFAAEEVDEIWITFADPQVKKPRKRLTSPLFLSRYRKILKKGGKIHLKTDSPVLYEYTMEQIEELGLPLEFAHDDIYSLAEQDPNWGITTYYEQLHRGKGATIKYARFRLD; translated from the coding sequence ATGGGACGGAACAAAAAACAACAGAAATTTGCGGAGCTGCACGAGCTGCCTAATGTCTACCTTAACTTTGGGGTTAATTCGCCAATTATTGAATTGCCCACTGGCGAAAAGCAGGATATGCGTGGTCAATGGAAGGCGCAATTGGGCCAAGATAAACCTTTGGTACTCGAGCTAGCCTGTGGAAAAGGAGAGTATAGCGTAGGCCTGGGCCAGATGTATCCCGAAGCCAACTTCATGGGCATTGACCTAAAGGGAAACCGCATTTGGAATGGGGCCAAAACTGCCCTAGAAGAAGGTTTGGACAATGTGTTTTTTCTCCGTGCCCAAATTGATTTTATCGAGTCCTTTTTTGCTGCTGAAGAAGTGGACGAAATTTGGATTACCTTTGCCGACCCACAAGTCAAAAAACCACGAAAGCGTCTGACCTCCCCCTTGTTTTTGTCGCGTTATCGGAAAATTTTGAAAAAAGGCGGTAAAATCCATCTTAAAACAGACTCTCCCGTGCTTTATGAATATACCATGGAGCAAATTGAGGAGTTAGGTCTTCCCCTAGAGTTTGCCCATGACGATATTTATAGTTTGGCCGAACAAGATCCAAACTGGGGGATTACTACCTATTATGAGCAGCTACACCGAGGCAAGGGCGCCACGATTAAGTATGCTCGTTTTAGGTTGGACTAA
- a CDS encoding TlpA family protein disulfide reductase: MKNYILILLLNKVLFCTTVLAQLPAHEIDQILTADDKLPTIDEVISHRKEEIMATSMRKYSIKNHFKFFSEDTLRYQGQKQVTMYPKTLNDSLDASTYMILDTNVTKIIRPDAVILGFHSSISYAFYDTPETMDEHKEDKAIFKPYQFAFWENFLKNVDSLWIEKADEPHAFTIHRLTKNSGEIYNIHTTVTCVMADFIPIKYSLRLEFENMSQYEEASIQEVEIHNTRDAVDSIALAEKEILNKYFPHKPKEVDPEKLAPTLKIGQTVSNWKAHDTDGNIVELSKLKGKIVLLDFWYRGCYPCLKSMPVLERLHQKYKEKGLCIIGVNHVDHPDQIKKHMEYKQISYPTLVDKDLAKQYNIISAPTFILLDAKQQVIAIEIGYSESLEEVLEKQIESLLR, translated from the coding sequence ATGAAAAATTATATTCTAATTCTGCTCTTAAATAAGGTACTGTTTTGTACTACCGTATTGGCTCAGCTGCCAGCTCATGAAATCGACCAGATTCTTACAGCTGATGATAAGCTACCTACTATTGATGAAGTAATAAGCCATAGGAAAGAAGAAATTATGGCGACTAGCATGAGGAAGTACAGCATCAAAAATCACTTTAAGTTTTTTTCTGAGGATACCCTGAGATATCAAGGGCAAAAGCAGGTGACGATGTACCCTAAAACGCTTAATGACAGCTTAGATGCTAGTACTTATATGATTTTGGATACAAATGTTACAAAAATTATCAGGCCTGATGCGGTTATTTTGGGTTTTCACTCTAGCATCAGCTATGCATTTTATGATACTCCTGAAACAATGGACGAACACAAAGAAGATAAGGCTATATTCAAACCTTATCAATTTGCCTTTTGGGAGAATTTTTTAAAAAATGTAGACTCTTTATGGATTGAAAAAGCAGATGAGCCTCATGCATTTACGATACATCGATTAACAAAAAATAGTGGCGAAATTTACAACATTCATACTACCGTCACTTGTGTTATGGCAGATTTTATTCCCATAAAATATAGTTTACGATTAGAATTTGAGAACATGTCTCAATATGAGGAAGCTAGTATCCAAGAGGTTGAGATCCATAATACGAGAGATGCTGTTGATAGCATTGCCCTTGCAGAAAAAGAAATTTTAAATAAGTATTTTCCACATAAGCCTAAAGAGGTTGATCCTGAAAAGTTAGCGCCGACGCTTAAAATTGGACAAACCGTTAGCAATTGGAAAGCTCATGACACAGATGGTAATATAGTAGAGTTATCGAAACTCAAGGGAAAAATAGTACTACTTGACTTTTGGTATCGAGGATGTTATCCCTGCCTAAAATCAATGCCTGTTTTGGAGCGGCTACATCAAAAGTATAAAGAAAAAGGGCTTTGTATTATAGGCGTAAACCATGTAGATCATCCAGATCAGATAAAAAAACATATGGAATATAAGCAGATCAGTTACCCTACATTAGTTGATAAAGACCTAGCCAAACAGTACAATATAATTTCTGCTCCAACATTTATTTTATTAGATGCCAAACAGCAAGTTATAGCCATTGAAATAGGCTATAGTGAAAGCCTTGAAGAAGTATTGGAAAAACAAATAGAATCGCTTTTACGATAA
- a CDS encoding bactofilin family protein yields the protein MFSNKNKERAARTAAVSHNSLVRDSIVKGNVQSVIDIRVDGRIEGDLRCKAKVVLGQTSVIKGNIHCQNAIIEGQVLGNVYCQQLLDIRKSAKIQGDLETSKLAVEDGAQMNGACKMNLQHGIQSPK from the coding sequence ATGTTTAGCAATAAAAATAAAGAACGAGCCGCCCGAACTGCCGCCGTTTCTCATAATAGCCTAGTCCGCGACTCTATTGTAAAGGGAAATGTGCAATCTGTTATTGACATCCGTGTAGATGGACGCATTGAAGGGGACCTTCGCTGTAAAGCGAAGGTGGTTTTGGGCCAAACTTCTGTTATCAAAGGCAACATTCATTGCCAAAATGCCATCATTGAGGGCCAAGTTTTAGGAAACGTCTATTGTCAACAATTACTAGATATTCGAAAGTCGGCCAAAATTCAAGGCGATCTAGAAACCTCTAAACTTGCCGTAGAAGATGGGGCCCAAATGAATGGCGCCTGCAAAATGAATCTACAGCATGGCATCCAATCCCCAAAATAA
- a CDS encoding AtpZ/AtpI family protein, whose product MASNPQNKKGQALKKNKKAIESYMKYSGMGVQMALVIAAGSFAGVYLDKYLETKPLFVVIGSLGAVFLALYLFIRQILAESPPEDPEEE is encoded by the coding sequence ATGGCATCCAATCCCCAAAATAAAAAGGGCCAAGCCCTCAAAAAGAACAAAAAAGCCATAGAGAGCTACATGAAGTACTCTGGTATGGGCGTGCAAATGGCCTTGGTCATTGCCGCGGGTTCTTTTGCTGGCGTATATTTAGATAAATACCTAGAAACTAAGCCCCTATTTGTCGTTATTGGCTCTTTGGGTGCTGTATTTTTGGCCCTCTATCTGTTTATTCGCCAAATCTTGGCCGAAAGTCCCCCAGAAGATCCGGAAGAAGAATAG
- the cdd gene encoding cytidine deaminase, whose amino-acid sequence MGKKIEIRADYELFSSAEELPAPEAALLARAHDACDTAYAPYSEFRVGAAALLENGEIVLGSNQENAAYPSTICAERAALFSAAAQFPGVAIQAVAIRVKTAGERVERPISPCGACRQVLFEFEWRQERPIQLLLQGDKGDIYRVASTKLLLPLLFDPSFL is encoded by the coding sequence ATGGGCAAAAAGATTGAGATTCGGGCCGACTATGAACTATTTTCTTCTGCTGAAGAGTTGCCAGCCCCAGAGGCTGCTCTTTTGGCTAGGGCGCATGACGCCTGCGACACGGCTTATGCGCCATATAGTGAATTTAGAGTGGGGGCTGCTGCACTTTTAGAAAATGGAGAGATTGTTTTGGGGAGTAATCAGGAAAATGCTGCTTATCCATCTACTATTTGTGCTGAAAGAGCGGCATTATTTTCGGCTGCGGCCCAATTCCCAGGGGTAGCCATACAGGCGGTGGCCATTCGGGTAAAAACAGCGGGAGAGCGGGTGGAGCGCCCTATTTCTCCTTGTGGCGCTTGCCGACAAGTATTATTTGAATTTGAGTGGCGACAAGAACGGCCGATACAATTATTATTGCAGGGAGACAAAGGGGATATTTATCGAGTTGCATCGACAAAGTTGCTCTTACCTCTCTTATTTGACCCAAGTTTTTTATAG
- a CDS encoding L-threonylcarbamoyladenylate synthase encodes MLLEIHPENPQARKIEQVLQVLKDGGVIIYPTDTVYGLGCDITNAKAVERICRIKGIQPKKANLSFICADLSDISNYCRPYSTSIYKLMKSALPGPFTFILEGNSSLPKLLKNRKKTLGVRVPNSPIVRDLVLGLGQPLLSSSIKNLDEEDDIIEYPTDPYEIHEQYEHLVDLVIDGGIGGNQPSTVVDCTQDPPELIRQGLGELNL; translated from the coding sequence ATGTTATTAGAAATTCATCCCGAGAATCCCCAAGCTCGAAAAATTGAGCAGGTACTTCAGGTCCTAAAAGATGGGGGCGTGATTATTTACCCCACCGATACCGTTTATGGCTTAGGCTGTGATATTACCAATGCAAAGGCCGTGGAACGAATCTGCCGCATTAAGGGCATTCAACCCAAAAAGGCCAATTTATCTTTTATTTGCGCCGATCTCAGCGATATTTCTAATTATTGCCGCCCTTATTCTACTTCAATTTACAAGTTAATGAAGTCGGCTTTGCCTGGCCCTTTTACCTTTATCTTAGAAGGGAATAGTAGCTTGCCCAAATTGCTCAAAAATCGCAAGAAAACCTTGGGCGTTCGGGTACCGAATAGTCCCATTGTCCGCGACCTAGTATTGGGGCTTGGCCAGCCCCTGCTTTCTTCTTCCATCAAAAACCTAGATGAGGAAGACGATATTATCGAATATCCTACCGACCCCTACGAAATTCATGAACAATACGAACATCTAGTCGATTTGGTCATTGATGGCGGCATTGGTGGCAATCAACCCTCTACGGTAGTGGATTGTACACAAGACCCGCCCGAATTGATCCGCCAAGGATTGGGTGAATTGAACTTATAA
- a CDS encoding M1 family aminopeptidase: MVQISKKALFWGSLMGLALMGTSCKTSSKVKKDEVVEYIDYELEPVEVTANRLDFKRAVYNPSYTRRNDLLHTDLEVRFDWNKKHLLGKARLKIKPLFYPTDSLRLDAKGFDIQKVAILQGGQEKALSYKYEDQKNLFIQLDRSYSREESYQILVEYTAKPDELPIGGSAAITADKGLYFINADGKDPDKPQQIWTQGETESSSCWFPTIDRPNERTTQEIKITVQDRFQTLSNGLLISSIKNADGSRTDHWKMDQGHAPYLFMMAIGEFARSTEEWNGKLLEYYVEPKYAEHAQAIFPQTPEMLSFFSARLGYDYPWPKYSQVVVRDYVSGAMENTTGVIFGEYMQKTSRELIDNTTNEGVVAHEMMHHWFGDLVTCESWANLPLNESFANYGEYLWFEHRYGRDFADYNRMNEVRGYMNQAVLQDDAHPLIHYGYEDKEDMFDAHSYNKGGAILHMLRKYLGDDAFFEGLKQYLHKNEYSAAEADELRLAFEEVTGEDLNWFFNQWFYKAGHPKLKIKRSYSDSSKTLVLELEQTQDYTKSTVFILPMELAIYTPSAGDLPLIKQIRMDQQKQRFEFPLKEAPTWVAVDQERMLLAERTEEQTKEEWAAQYSLSPRFQDRYDALQKIKYDQGEEAMRKLFWTALEDPAWPIRAMACDYVKAQSEEETKNLIAKLSKMAEEDPHSQVRMAALQQLGRLGDASILPTVKKVIAKQDEAYSVIYGAFKAIQQIDQNLALELAKELEQEQNPTLLMGIAELYGQTGERKYLPFFSANWKKTENYGAISFFGQYQKLLVAIADDKLTLDKVKELQQIGGNKENDLWHRYAATNALYDLQKAYFEKAPYEEIQKALQAVIEKEENSNLKNLYQNWKVN; this comes from the coding sequence ATGGTACAGATTTCTAAAAAAGCCCTCTTTTGGGGCAGCCTCATGGGCCTTGCGCTGATGGGAACGAGCTGTAAAACCAGCTCGAAAGTAAAAAAAGACGAAGTTGTAGAATATATTGACTATGAGCTAGAGCCCGTAGAAGTGACTGCCAATCGCTTAGATTTTAAGCGGGCCGTCTACAACCCTAGCTATACGCGCCGCAATGATTTGCTACATACGGATTTGGAAGTTCGCTTTGATTGGAATAAAAAGCATCTTTTGGGCAAAGCGAGATTGAAAATCAAACCTCTTTTTTATCCTACTGATTCGCTTCGCTTAGATGCCAAGGGGTTTGATATTCAGAAAGTGGCCATTTTGCAGGGCGGGCAAGAAAAAGCGCTAAGCTATAAATATGAGGACCAAAAGAATCTATTTATTCAATTGGATCGTAGTTATAGCCGAGAAGAAAGCTATCAGATTTTGGTAGAATATACGGCCAAACCCGATGAATTGCCGATTGGGGGAAGTGCTGCTATTACGGCGGACAAAGGACTTTATTTTATCAATGCTGATGGGAAAGATCCCGATAAGCCTCAGCAGATTTGGACCCAAGGCGAGACGGAATCTAGCTCTTGCTGGTTTCCTACTATTGACCGTCCCAACGAAAGGACCACCCAAGAAATTAAAATTACCGTTCAAGATCGTTTTCAGACCCTTTCTAATGGCTTGCTCATTAGCTCGATAAAAAATGCCGATGGCAGCCGAACGGATCACTGGAAAATGGATCAGGGCCATGCGCCCTACCTCTTTATGATGGCTATTGGAGAATTTGCCCGCAGTACAGAAGAATGGAATGGCAAACTGCTCGAATATTATGTAGAGCCCAAATATGCAGAACATGCGCAAGCTATTTTTCCACAAACGCCCGAAATGCTCAGTTTCTTTTCGGCCCGTTTAGGCTATGATTATCCTTGGCCCAAATACTCTCAGGTGGTTGTGCGCGATTATGTTTCTGGCGCTATGGAAAATACGACAGGCGTTATCTTTGGCGAGTATATGCAGAAAACTAGCCGAGAACTGATTGATAATACCACCAATGAAGGCGTAGTGGCCCATGAAATGATGCACCATTGGTTTGGCGATTTGGTGACCTGTGAGAGCTGGGCCAACCTCCCACTCAATGAGTCTTTTGCCAATTATGGTGAATACCTTTGGTTTGAACATCGTTATGGCCGCGACTTTGCCGACTACAACCGCATGAATGAGGTCCGTGGCTATATGAACCAAGCCGTTTTGCAGGATGATGCCCATCCGCTTATTCATTATGGCTATGAAGATAAGGAAGATATGTTTGACGCCCACAGCTATAATAAAGGGGGTGCCATTTTACACATGCTTCGCAAATATTTAGGGGATGATGCTTTCTTTGAAGGCCTCAAGCAATACTTACACAAAAATGAATACAGCGCTGCCGAAGCAGATGAGCTTCGCCTCGCCTTTGAAGAAGTGACTGGCGAAGACCTCAACTGGTTCTTTAATCAATGGTTTTATAAAGCGGGACACCCCAAACTCAAAATCAAACGCAGCTATTCAGATAGTAGTAAAACTTTGGTTCTAGAACTTGAGCAAACACAGGATTACACCAAAAGTACGGTCTTTATCTTGCCTATGGAACTGGCGATTTATACCCCTTCTGCTGGAGATTTGCCCCTAATCAAGCAAATCCGTATGGACCAACAAAAACAGCGCTTTGAGTTTCCCTTGAAAGAAGCCCCTACTTGGGTCGCTGTAGACCAAGAACGCATGCTCTTAGCCGAACGGACTGAAGAACAAACTAAAGAAGAATGGGCAGCTCAATATAGCCTTTCGCCTCGTTTCCAAGATCGTTATGATGCTTTGCAAAAAATCAAGTACGACCAAGGCGAAGAAGCCATGCGCAAACTTTTCTGGACTGCCCTAGAAGATCCTGCTTGGCCCATTCGTGCTATGGCTTGCGATTATGTCAAAGCCCAATCTGAAGAAGAGACAAAAAACCTAATTGCCAAATTGAGCAAAATGGCCGAGGAAGATCCTCACTCTCAAGTGCGCATGGCCGCCCTTCAGCAGCTTGGCCGTTTGGGCGACGCTAGCATTTTGCCTACTGTCAAAAAAGTAATCGCTAAGCAAGACGAAGCCTATAGCGTCATTTATGGCGCCTTCAAAGCTATTCAGCAAATTGACCAGAACTTGGCCCTTGAATTAGCCAAAGAGCTAGAGCAAGAACAAAACCCAACCCTACTTATGGGTATTGCCGAGCTTTATGGCCAAACTGGAGAGCGCAAATATTTGCCTTTCTTCAGCGCAAACTGGAAAAAAACCGAGAATTATGGAGCCATTAGCTTCTTTGGCCAATACCAAAAACTCTTGGTCGCCATTGCTGATGATAAACTAACTTTGGATAAAGTAAAAGAGCTCCAACAAATTGGAGGCAACAAAGAAAATGACCTTTGGCATCGTTATGCGGCCACCAATGCCCTATACGATTTGCAAAAAGCTTATTTTGAAAAAGCGCCTTATGAGGAAATTCAAAAGGCCCTACAAGCGGTTATAGAGAAAGAAGAAAATAGTAATTTGAAGAATCTCTATCAAAACTGGAAAGTCAATTAA
- a CDS encoding leucine-rich repeat domain-containing protein — MPAEPVALVEEPSTYQYPKDSLWRGHPLRPDHPDYLNNAYPNYSDSIFAQLEGQEGFNYPYGKTEEEVQLFLYQLERDRKARIRYLMGLNIPMRADAMAEKRYLNLSSRGLTEIPQELGGLQALEELLLKYNEIKHFSTALYQCKSLKRLDLSSNQLETLPNSIYRLNKLENLSLRDNKLNFLPTGFSQLRELRSLDLSNSHRSMAGAYNNFRYLPSAVYRLPKLEKLLLQRLPLQQFALNIRQMSSLRVLSIAGCYQLPLDDNLKLLAQLPNLEVLDISFLGRRNLPKSIERFKHLKVLIWQEENGVNEQAIKALKKILPNTRIYWGAPGEKRPFLRANSIETIIQ, encoded by the coding sequence ATGCCTGCCGAGCCCGTAGCTCTGGTGGAAGAACCAAGCACTTACCAATATCCAAAGGATAGCCTTTGGAGAGGGCACCCTTTGCGCCCGGATCATCCTGACTACCTCAATAATGCCTATCCCAACTATAGCGATAGCATTTTTGCCCAGCTCGAAGGACAAGAGGGCTTCAATTATCCTTATGGCAAAACGGAAGAAGAGGTTCAACTATTCCTCTACCAACTAGAACGCGATCGCAAAGCGCGAATCCGTTACCTTATGGGCCTTAATATTCCCATGAGAGCCGACGCTATGGCCGAAAAACGCTATCTCAATCTTTCTAGCCGCGGATTGACGGAAATCCCCCAAGAATTGGGAGGCCTACAAGCACTAGAAGAACTACTGCTGAAGTACAACGAGATCAAGCATTTTTCTACGGCCCTTTATCAATGCAAATCCCTAAAACGCCTAGACCTCAGCTCTAATCAGCTGGAGACGCTCCCTAACAGCATTTATAGGCTGAATAAACTCGAAAATCTCAGCTTGCGCGATAACAAACTGAACTTTCTCCCCACGGGCTTTTCCCAATTAAGAGAATTGCGCAGCCTAGACCTCAGCAATAGCCACCGCTCTATGGCTGGTGCCTACAATAATTTTCGCTATCTTCCCAGCGCCGTTTATCGCCTCCCCAAATTAGAAAAGCTCCTTTTGCAACGCCTACCCTTACAGCAATTTGCCCTGAATATTCGGCAAATGAGCTCGCTAAGAGTACTGAGCATTGCTGGCTGCTACCAACTTCCCCTAGATGACAACCTTAAATTATTGGCCCAATTGCCCAATCTAGAGGTACTCGATATCTCTTTTTTAGGCCGCCGAAACCTCCCTAAAAGTATTGAGCGCTTCAAACATCTGAAAGTGCTCATCTGGCAAGAGGAAAATGGCGTCAATGAACAAGCGATTAAGGCCCTAAAAAAAATATTGCCCAACACCCGTATCTATTGGGGAGCCCCAGGCGAAAAGCGCCCCTTTTTACGAGCTAATTCTATCGAAACGATTATTCAATAA
- a CDS encoding universal stress protein, which yields MLSRNFRIPEGLLALDYSSADEQCLRYLQFLQQYVRIDRLELMHVVKKSGFFEQLFGGDAERMRKIFPSASEQVERMKALAESYLGQTNIQLAYEVEDGQPLEELLEELEEQRTELLILGKKPLAEGAGVLSRNLARRSPSSLLFVPPLAKELKLEHFMVPLDFSENSGLALQAACALARRLPQLPQIDCVHVYRMPDPHIYNINQTQAEFEKLLLDSTQEAYASFLDKYLPNDFQRPKLQLIQRQRLSTAGHLYDWAEDQQPDLIFLGAKGHTALKTLWLGSVSEKIIQLNEAFPCFIIR from the coding sequence ATGTTAAGTAGAAATTTCCGTATTCCAGAAGGGCTTTTGGCCCTAGATTACTCTTCTGCAGACGAGCAATGTTTGCGCTATTTGCAATTTTTGCAGCAATATGTGCGCATTGATCGCCTAGAATTAATGCATGTCGTCAAAAAGTCAGGCTTTTTTGAACAACTTTTTGGTGGAGATGCCGAGCGAATGCGGAAAATTTTTCCTTCTGCTTCCGAGCAAGTAGAGCGAATGAAAGCTTTGGCGGAAAGTTATTTGGGCCAAACGAACATTCAGTTGGCTTATGAGGTGGAAGATGGACAGCCATTGGAGGAGCTCTTGGAAGAGTTGGAGGAGCAGCGGACCGAACTGTTGATTTTGGGCAAAAAGCCTTTGGCCGAAGGGGCCGGAGTGCTTAGCCGAAACTTGGCACGTCGATCACCTTCTTCTTTGCTTTTTGTGCCGCCTTTGGCCAAAGAGCTCAAGCTAGAACACTTTATGGTGCCGCTCGATTTTTCAGAAAACTCAGGTTTGGCGCTACAAGCGGCCTGCGCTTTGGCGCGTCGCCTGCCTCAGTTGCCACAGATAGATTGTGTGCATGTTTATCGCATGCCCGATCCACATATTTATAACATTAATCAAACGCAGGCAGAGTTTGAAAAGTTACTTTTGGACAGTACGCAAGAGGCTTATGCCAGCTTTTTGGATAAATACCTGCCCAATGATTTTCAACGCCCTAAGCTGCAACTAATTCAAAGACAACGGCTGAGTACTGCTGGACATCTTTACGATTGGGCCGAGGACCAACAACCCGATCTCATCTTTTTAGGGGCGAAGGGACATACCGCCCTCAAAACCCTTTGGCTGGGTAGCGTAAGCGAAAAAATTATTCAACTTAATGAGGCTTTTCCCTGTTTCATTATCAGATAA
- a CDS encoding DUF423 domain-containing protein: MTKEKWILGLGAIFGALAVILGAFGAHALKAQITPDRLEIYQLGVSYQYYHALALLATGVWARLAAAPALKWAGISFAMGILLFSGSLYLLALRDLFGISGSLLAVIGPLTPVGGLFFIGGWSILAIKAFK; encoded by the coding sequence ATGACAAAAGAAAAATGGATATTGGGCCTTGGGGCCATTTTTGGCGCTTTGGCCGTTATTTTAGGCGCTTTTGGGGCACATGCACTCAAGGCGCAAATTACACCCGATCGACTAGAGATTTATCAGTTGGGCGTGAGCTATCAGTATTATCATGCCTTGGCTCTTTTGGCCACTGGCGTTTGGGCGCGCTTGGCTGCAGCCCCAGCACTAAAATGGGCGGGCATCAGTTTTGCCATGGGGATTCTACTTTTTTCGGGCTCGCTTTATCTTTTGGCTTTACGCGATTTATTCGGCATTTCGGGCAGTTTATTGGCCGTTATTGGCCCACTAACCCCTGTTGGCGGCCTCTTTTTTATTGGCGGCTGGTCCATATTGGCCATTAAAGCGTTTAAGTAG
- a CDS encoding acetyl-CoA carboxylase biotin carboxyl carrier protein subunit, with protein MYQIKHQSKEDFLELDPKDFNWDLVQLEEQAFHILYQNRSYTARVISADYTSKSFEIRIGQNTYTLAAKDRFDLLAERLGFEKVGVAKVNDIKAPMPGLLLDLMVEVGQEVKKDEAVLILEAMKMENVIKAPADAIIKAIKVDKGAAVDKNQVLIELDPL; from the coding sequence ATGTACCAAATTAAACATCAATCTAAAGAGGACTTTCTAGAATTGGATCCCAAAGACTTTAACTGGGACTTGGTCCAACTAGAAGAGCAGGCCTTTCATATCCTTTACCAAAATCGCTCTTATACGGCTAGAGTAATCTCAGCAGATTATACTAGCAAGAGCTTTGAAATCCGCATTGGACAAAACACCTATACCCTAGCCGCAAAAGACCGTTTTGACCTTTTGGCTGAACGCCTTGGCTTTGAAAAAGTAGGAGTCGCTAAGGTCAATGATATTAAAGCGCCTATGCCTGGCTTATTACTCGATCTGATGGTGGAAGTTGGCCAAGAAGTGAAAAAAGATGAGGCGGTCCTCATCCTTGAAGCCATGAAAATGGAAAATGTGATTAAGGCCCCAGCCGATGCCATAATTAAAGCCATTAAGGTGGATAAGGGCGCAGCGGTAGATAAAAATCAAGTGCTTATTGAACTTGATCCCTTATAG
- the infC gene encoding translation initiation factor IF-3, with amino-acid sequence MARRINRNRGKYNRRDTPGSEYRINDNIRVPEIRLVGDNFDEISEIAGKEIESGSVVKTRIAASWANKLELDLVEISPNGKPPVCKIIDLKKFLYERKKREKELKAKQVKVVIKEIRFGPNTDDHDFEFKLKHAKSFLEDGAKVKAYVQFKGRSIVFKDRGRTLLKRFVEELGELSVTDYPPKMEDRRMHVTLSPKKSAKSK; translated from the coding sequence TTGGCTAGAAGAATTAACAGAAACCGAGGAAAATACAATCGGAGAGATACACCAGGTTCTGAATACAGAATCAATGATAATATTCGCGTACCAGAAATTCGCTTGGTAGGCGACAACTTTGATGAGATTAGCGAAATCGCTGGCAAAGAAATCGAAAGCGGTTCCGTAGTGAAAACGCGCATCGCCGCTTCTTGGGCCAATAAATTGGAATTGGACCTAGTAGAAATTTCGCCTAACGGGAAGCCTCCCGTTTGCAAAATCATCGACCTGAAAAAATTCCTTTACGAGCGCAAAAAACGCGAGAAAGAACTCAAAGCCAAACAGGTTAAGGTCGTCATTAAAGAAATTCGCTTTGGTCCCAATACCGACGATCATGATTTTGAGTTCAAACTCAAACATGCCAAAAGCTTCCTAGAAGATGGCGCAAAAGTAAAAGCTTATGTGCAGTTTAAAGGACGCTCTATTGTCTTTAAAGACCGTGGCCGTACCCTACTCAAACGCTTTGTTGAAGAACTAGGCGAATTGAGTGTGACTGATTATCCCCCAAAAATGGAGGATCGCCGTATGCATGTAACGCTTAGCCCGAAAAAATCGGCTAAATCAAAATAG